The Methanothermobacter sp. CaT2 DNA window CACAACAACGTCGCCAAGGCTTCTGACCTTGCATGTGTCATCTGTGACCTTTATATTTACGCCAAGCTCCGACGCCCTCCTCTGGAGTTCCTCATCACTTTTTATCTTGCCTGTGTACAGCTCCTCCTCAAGTACCTCTCTACTTGATTTATCACCAAAGTAGGCTATTCTCCGTTTATCTCCAGCTATGACGCATCCCTTGCTACTTATGTAGGTTATGATGAGACTCATTGTGGATCACCCGATCATCTATACACATGAATTTGATGGGACAGTTAATTAAAGGATTCGAATTTTATGATCGCGTCCTTATTAGCAGGGACCCATTCATGAAAAACTGGCATGCATCCTCAGATGAATGAGGTGCAGAGATGAGCCAGCTCGTGGTTGCCGTCTTCTTAGTGCTGAATCCAGAGGAAGTATCAAACAGGGGATGAAGCAGAATGTGACTGAAGAAATGAGGTACAGTCAACCCCTCAATTAATAAAGCGCCATCAACATAAATAATGACGAGGGGGAACCAATGAAAGATGAGTACACCAATTCTCTCATAAAGGAGAAGAGTCCCTATTTACTGCAGCATGCACACAACCCTGTGAACTGGTATCCATGGGGTGATGATGCCTTCAGAAAGGCCCTGGCAGAGAGGAAACCCATATTTTTATCGATAGGATACTCCACATGTCACTGGTGCCATGTGATGGCAAGGGAATCCTTTGAGGACCCTGAAATCGCAGATATACTCAATCGAGACTTTGTTTCTGTTAAGGTGGACCGGGAGGAGCGCCCGGATATTGATGCCATCTACATGAGGGTCTGCCAGATGATGACAGGTGGCGGGGGATGGCCCCTGACTATCATCATGACGCCCGAGGGTGAACCCTTCTTTGCAGGGACCTATTTCCCTCCAGAGGATAGGGGTGGAGTCCCGGGCCTTAAGACGATCCTTGAGAGGGTTGTTATGCTCTGGAAGAATGACCCGAAGGGGATAGTTGAGACCGCGCGGAAGGTCGTGGAGGCCCTGAAGGAAAAGCCTGCTTCATACCAGATTAAACCTGAAACCGTGGATATGGCCTACGAGTACCTCAGGAGGAATTTTGACAGGAAAAATGGTGGTTTCGGGTCTCAGCAAAAATTTCCCACTCCCCACAACATCCACTTCCTGCTCACCTACCACCTCCGGAGGGGTGAGGGGGAGGCCCTTGAGATGGTTAGACTCACCCTGGAGAAGATGAGGTACGGTGGAATATATGACCAGCTGGGTTACGGTTTCCATAGATACGCTGTTGAACCAACATGGACGATACCCCACTTTGAGAAGATGCTCTATGACCAGGCCCTCACAATGACGGCCTACCTTGAGGCCTTCCAGGTGACGGGTGATGAGCTCCACCAGAGGACCGCCCTTGAGATTTCAGAGTATGTCCTCAGGGACCTCAAGTCCCCGGAGGGTGGATTCTACTCGGCCGTGGATGCTGAAAGCGGTGGTGTTGAGGGTGGTTACTACCTCTGGAGGGCATCAGAGATACTGGAGGCCCTCGGTGATGATGCAGACCTTGTAATGCGCTACTTCAATGTTCTTGAGGATGGCAACTTCAGGGGCGAGGTGAGGGGTGAGAACATACTCCATGTGGATTCCCCGGAGAAGGTGGCAGAGGAGTTCAATCTGACCCTCGATGAACTTAATGAGAGGATAGAGGAGGCAAGGAGGGTCCTTCTTGAAAGAAGACTTGAACGTGAGGCCCCCTCTGTGGATGATAAGGTGCTCACAGACTGGAATGGCCTGATGATCGGTGCCCTTGCACGCTGCAGCAGGGTTCTTGACCATGATGAATCCCTCAGGGCAGCTGAAGGGTGCCTTGAATTCATTGAGGACAGGTTAATGTCCGATGGAAGGCTACTTCACAGGTACAGGGATGGCGAGGCAGCCATAAACGGGAAACTGGATGACTACGCATTCCTGATATGGGGTCTCCTTGAAATGTATGATGCGACCCTCCGGGAGGGGTACATCAGAAAAGCCCTTGAACTCACAGAGACCCTCAGGGATAACTTCAGGGACTCTGATGGTGGTTTTTATCTCACAGATGATCCGGATGTTATTGTGAGGCCAAAGGAATCAATGGATGGGGCGATTCCATCAGGTAACTCTGTTCACATGCAGAACCTTCTGAGGCTCGGTGGTCTCCTCGAGGATGAAGAACTGATAGAGGAAGCCAGGGGGATACTGAAAGCCTTCTCCAGGAGGGTTGAATCGTCTCCAGGGGCTCACACATTCCTCCTGTCCTCTGCAGAGTGGGCAGTTTATGGTGGAAGGTCCCTGGTGGTTGTCTGCAGTGGAGAACCAGAAATACCTGCGGTTCTCAGGAAAACCCTGATCCCTGATTTCACCCTCACAGTTATGGGGGGATCAGGTGACTGGTCCTTTGCCCCGGCACACCTCAATGAGAAGGTGGCCCTGGGTGATGGCTGCACCTACTACCTCTGTGATGGCAGCAAATGCCACCCGCCAGCAGAGGACCCTGAAAGGGTCATGGAGTACCTGGGGGTGAAATAGATGGGCAGACAGAAAGACCATGAGAAGGGTCCCGGTGAAATTATGGAGAGCCACAGGCACCATGAGAATAAGGGTAAGATGATGGACAGCCACAGGCACCACGAGGAGGAGTACCGGAGGAGGTTCATCATATGCCTCCTCATGACCATACCCGTGATCCTTTTAGGGGAGCTTCCAACTGGCAACGTCCTGTTAAGTTTTGAGGGCAGCGAATTTCTGGTGCTCATTCTATCATCAGCAATATTCCTGTATGGGGGATACCCCTTCCTCAGGGGGTCCCTTCGTGAGCTATCATCACGCACCCCCGGTATGATGACACTCATTGCAGTTGCAATAACAGTTGCATACACCTACAGCCTCGGGGTGATTCTGGGCCTCGAGGGAATGGTATTCTTTGTTGAACTCGTCACACTGATAGATGTTATGCTCCTGGGTCACTGGATCGAGATGAGATCCATAAGGAGTGCATCAGGGGCTGTTGAGAGGCTTGCAGGACTGCTGCCCAGGAGGGCCCACCTGGTGGTTGACGGCAAGGTTGAGGACGTTGATGTGAGCACCCTCAAACCAGGTGACATTGTGGTTGTGAGGTCCGGTGAGAGGGTACCCTCAGATGGGACCGTCATCAGGGGGGAGTCCCATGTCAATGAATCACTGCTGACAGGGGAATCAAGACCCATAAAGAAGGTGCCGGGGGATGGTGTCATCGGGGGCTCCATAAACACTGGGGGGTCCCTCACGGTGGAGGTTGAACGTGTGGGTGAGGAGTCCTTCATCTCCCAGATCATTGAACTCGTTGGCAGAGCCCAGGAGGGCAGGACAAGGACACAGGTCCTTGCGGACAGAGCCGCCTTCTGGTTAACCTCCATCGCCCTCCTCGGTGGGCTTCTAACCTTCATCGCCTGGTCCTGGCTGGGGATGGACGTATTCTTCTCCCTTGAAAGGGCCGTCACCCTCATGGTCACCGCCTGCCCCCATGCACTGGGACTTGCAATACCCCTCGTTATAGCCGTCTCAACAGCCATCTCCGCAGGGCGGGGTATACTCATAAGGAACCGTGAATCCTTTGAGAATGCCCGGGACCCTGATGTGGTTGTATTTGACAAGACAGGGACACTCACCATGGGTGAGCTTGGAATAACCGATGTTATATCCTTTGACCCTGAAATGGATGAGGGAGAAATATTATCCTACGCCGCGGCCGTTGAATCAGGATCAAGCCACCCCATAGCAAGGGGGATAGTTGAAGCCGTTGCTGAGGTCCTCCCGGTGGAGAACTTCAACTCAATTGAGGGCAGGGGTGTGATGGGGCATGTTAACGGCTCAGTGGTGAAGGTACTCAGTTACGGCTACACAGAGGAGCTTGGTTTCAGCATCAGTGACCCCCGGGTTGATGAACTGATAGGTCAGGCCAAGACCACCGTATTTGTGATTGTGGATGATGAACTAAGGGGCTGCATCGCCCTTGCAGACATGATAAGGCCCGAGGCCCGGGAGGCTGTGGGGATCCTCAGATCAAGGGGTGTCAGGTGCCTCATGTTAACAGGTGACAGCAGTGCAGTGGCTGGGTGGGTGGCCTCAGAGGTTGGTATAGACGATTACATGGCTGAGCTCATACCCATTGAGAAGTATGATGAAATAAGGAAGCTTCAGGAGGATGGGCTGAGGGTTGTAATGGTCGGTGATGGTGTCAACGATGCCCCGGCCCTTGTACAGGCAGACATTGGTGTTGCAATAGGGGCCGGAACGGATGTTGCAATCGAGAGTGCCGATGTTGTCCTTGTGAGGAGCAACCCCCTTGACGTTGTGGACCTGATGGATCTTGCAGCAGCCACCTACAGCAAGATGAAGGAGAACCTCATCTGGGCCACAGGATACAATGTCATAGCCCTCCCTCTGGCGGCAGGAGTCCTCTACGGGCAGGGTATCATCCTCAGTCCCGCCATGGGAGCCATCCTGATGTCACTGAGCACCGTCATAGTCGCCCTGAACGCAAGGACCTTCAGCTTCAGTGGGCAGAGCGGCCGTTAAATCATGCCTCAGCAACAAAAATGGGCTTAGAAATTTCATTCACTCAACCACGTACCATCAAAATCCATGCCTCAGCAGCTGCCAGACATAAAATGAAAGGATTTAATATGATGTTCTACATAGTATCCTATGTAAAAAAGGATGGGTGAAGAAAATGAAAAGAACCCTTGAAAACCTTACAAAGGCCTTTATTGGTGAGAGCCAGGCAAGGAACAGGTACACCTTCTATGCCAAAATCGCCAAGAAGGAAGGATTTGAGCAGATATCCGAGATATTCCTGACCACGGCGGATAATGAGAGGGAGCATGCCAAGTGGCTCTTCCGCCTGATAAATGACCTCAAAAAGGAGGCCGCTGAGGACCTCAGCTCAATCGTGGTAGATGCGGAGGCTCCCCTCACACTTGGAACCACAGATGAGAATCTCATAGCAGCCATTGAGGGTGAGCACTATGAGAACAGCGAGATGTACCCTGAATTTGCTGATGTGGCAGAGGAGGAGGGATACCCTGAAATTGCAAAGAGGCTCAGAGCAATAGCCGAGGCAGAGAAACACCACGAGGAACGCTACAGAAAGCTCCTCAAGCTGGTTGAGACAGGTAAGGTTTACAGGAAGGATGAACCCGTGACCTGGGTCTGCAGAAAATGCGGCTACGTCCATGAGGGAACAGAACCACCTGAGAAGTGTCCATCATGTGACCATCCGTCCAGGTACTTCCAGGTGAAATGTGAGGACTACTGAAGGGTCACCAATGACAGAAACCAACCAGATATTCAGATGCAACGTCTGCGGAAATATCGTTGAAGTCCTTAACCCCGGAGCTGGACAGCTTGTATGCTGTAATCAGCCCATGGAACTACTGGTTGCAAGAAGAACCGATGTTGGACCAGAGAAGCATGTCCCGGTGGTCGAAGAAACCGGTACTGGCATCAGGGTTAAGGTGGGTGAGGTTCCACACCCCATGGAGGAGAACCACTACATCCAGTGGATAGAGTTTATTGCCGGAGACATGGTCTACAGGAAGGACCTGAACCCTGGAGACAGTCCAGAGGCAGAGTTCCCTGTTGAGATGGCTTCAGACTTCATGGTGAGGATCTACTGCAATATACATGGTCTCTGGTACTGAGACACAGATTACCCTTTTTAGCTAGGGGGTCCCGGTGTGAAGATTAAGTATGCCACCATAATAGTTGACGAGATGGAGGAGTCTGTTAAGTTCTACAGGGATGTGATGGGGTTCACTGTAGACAGCCATTACGATCTTGGAGCCAGCGGAGAGATAACAATCCTGAGGGGTGAAGGAGAAGCCATGGTGGAGCTGATCAAAAACCCCACCGATAAACCCGGATTTTTTTCAATAGGAATGGAGGTCGATGACCTCGAAACCACCCTGAATGATCTGAGATCGCGGGGAGCAAGGGTCCTTATGGAACCGACACCAATAACGGTGGGGCTCCTGGCATTCATAGAGGACCCGAATGGAGTCCGTATAGCCCTGATTGAGCACCGTTGATCAATAAATAAATCGTCACACTGAAACATCCTGAACCCCAAAACTTTTATTTTCCAGAATATAAAGAAATCCAACATGAAGCGTATCCATTTTATTAGCCTTTTAATTCTCGTTGTGGCTGTGAGTGGTTGTATAAACTCGGGAAACGGCAGCATAAACCAGCTGGTGCCCGAGATAAACGACCATATAAAGAAGGGTGACTCCTATTTCAATGAATCCGCCATTGCAGCCAACAGCTTCAAACTCGATGAGGCACTATCAAAGTGTGAAGTCGCAGCTTCAGAGTACAGGTCCGCCAGGGACCTTGCATCGGAGGCCCTGGGCTATGCCAGGAACAGTGCAGACCCGGTAATTGTTAATTACCTCGAAATCCTTGTATCTGAACTTGAGGCCAAGATAAATGCAACCATTGAACTTAAAAATGCCATCCAGATGCTCAGTATCAATGAAACGGAAAACGGTAACTCCAACATTGAAATGGCAAA harbors:
- a CDS encoding desulfoferrodoxin; translation: MTETNQIFRCNVCGNIVEVLNPGAGQLVCCNQPMELLVARRTDVGPEKHVPVVEETGTGIRVKVGEVPHPMEENHYIQWIEFIAGDMVYRKDLNPGDSPEAEFPVEMASDFMVRIYCNIHGLWY
- the rbr gene encoding rubrerythrin, with the translated sequence MKRTLENLTKAFIGESQARNRYTFYAKIAKKEGFEQISEIFLTTADNEREHAKWLFRLINDLKKEAAEDLSSIVVDAEAPLTLGTTDENLIAAIEGEHYENSEMYPEFADVAEEEGYPEIAKRLRAIAEAEKHHEERYRKLLKLVETGKVYRKDEPVTWVCRKCGYVHEGTEPPEKCPSCDHPSRYFQVKCEDY
- a CDS encoding VOC family protein, which gives rise to MKIKYATIIVDEMEESVKFYRDVMGFTVDSHYDLGASGEITILRGEGEAMVELIKNPTDKPGFFSIGMEVDDLETTLNDLRSRGARVLMEPTPITVGLLAFIEDPNGVRIALIEHR
- a CDS encoding thioredoxin domain-containing protein, with the translated sequence MKDEYTNSLIKEKSPYLLQHAHNPVNWYPWGDDAFRKALAERKPIFLSIGYSTCHWCHVMARESFEDPEIADILNRDFVSVKVDREERPDIDAIYMRVCQMMTGGGGWPLTIIMTPEGEPFFAGTYFPPEDRGGVPGLKTILERVVMLWKNDPKGIVETARKVVEALKEKPASYQIKPETVDMAYEYLRRNFDRKNGGFGSQQKFPTPHNIHFLLTYHLRRGEGEALEMVRLTLEKMRYGGIYDQLGYGFHRYAVEPTWTIPHFEKMLYDQALTMTAYLEAFQVTGDELHQRTALEISEYVLRDLKSPEGGFYSAVDAESGGVEGGYYLWRASEILEALGDDADLVMRYFNVLEDGNFRGEVRGENILHVDSPEKVAEEFNLTLDELNERIEEARRVLLERRLEREAPSVDDKVLTDWNGLMIGALARCSRVLDHDESLRAAEGCLEFIEDRLMSDGRLLHRYRDGEAAINGKLDDYAFLIWGLLEMYDATLREGYIRKALELTETLRDNFRDSDGGFYLTDDPDVIVRPKESMDGAIPSGNSVHMQNLLRLGGLLEDEELIEEARGILKAFSRRVESSPGAHTFLLSSAEWAVYGGRSLVVVCSGEPEIPAVLRKTLIPDFTLTVMGGSGDWSFAPAHLNEKVALGDGCTYYLCDGSKCHPPAEDPERVMEYLGVK
- a CDS encoding heavy metal translocating P-type ATPase, yielding MGRQKDHEKGPGEIMESHRHHENKGKMMDSHRHHEEEYRRRFIICLLMTIPVILLGELPTGNVLLSFEGSEFLVLILSSAIFLYGGYPFLRGSLRELSSRTPGMMTLIAVAITVAYTYSLGVILGLEGMVFFVELVTLIDVMLLGHWIEMRSIRSASGAVERLAGLLPRRAHLVVDGKVEDVDVSTLKPGDIVVVRSGERVPSDGTVIRGESHVNESLLTGESRPIKKVPGDGVIGGSINTGGSLTVEVERVGEESFISQIIELVGRAQEGRTRTQVLADRAAFWLTSIALLGGLLTFIAWSWLGMDVFFSLERAVTLMVTACPHALGLAIPLVIAVSTAISAGRGILIRNRESFENARDPDVVVFDKTGTLTMGELGITDVISFDPEMDEGEILSYAAAVESGSSHPIARGIVEAVAEVLPVENFNSIEGRGVMGHVNGSVVKVLSYGYTEELGFSISDPRVDELIGQAKTTVFVIVDDELRGCIALADMIRPEAREAVGILRSRGVRCLMLTGDSSAVAGWVASEVGIDDYMAELIPIEKYDEIRKLQEDGLRVVMVGDGVNDAPALVQADIGVAIGAGTDVAIESADVVLVRSNPLDVVDLMDLAAATYSKMKENLIWATGYNVIALPLAAGVLYGQGIILSPAMGAILMSLSTVIVALNARTFSFSGQSGR